The Streptomyces sp. NBC_01775 genome includes a region encoding these proteins:
- a CDS encoding ATP-binding protein, producing the protein MSPSIRKRVTASPLFVPAKSDRATSRAARAHLATARDQARDANRPEARAAASGLGPELRATYPAAGRPGAASARGGRLKLPAHRMTTATASGAYPFLAEGGLGAQGIYIGRDVHAEAAFCYDPFSLYGRLDGFTNPNILLAGVIGMGKSAVAKSLAVRAVAFGYRIYVPCDPKGVWTVVARELGGQTIALGPGLPGRLNPLDAPARPSGVSEEDWRGEVRKRRLLLLGSLAKTVLRRELHPMEHTALDVALDEVVAHAEAGGSTPLLGQIAHVLGSPEQLDTALGEPSGRLGVAAEDLAHALRRMVHGDLAGMFDAESTVAFDPSAPMLSIDLSRLGGAGDDTALVLAMTCASAWMESALADPDAGRRWVIYDEAWRVMRHVALLERMQSQWKLSRGLGIANLMVIHRLSDLLTAGDAGSRGRALAEGLLTDCSTRIIYRQEADQLAAASSLLGLTGVEAQAVAALTKGRGLWKVAGRSFITQHLLHPRERELFDTDARMHG; encoded by the coding sequence ATGTCCCCCTCGATACGCAAGCGCGTCACCGCGAGCCCGCTGTTCGTCCCGGCCAAGAGCGACCGCGCTACCTCGCGTGCCGCGCGGGCTCATCTGGCCACCGCCCGCGACCAGGCCCGGGACGCCAACCGTCCCGAGGCCCGCGCCGCCGCCTCCGGTCTTGGCCCCGAGCTGCGGGCCACCTACCCGGCGGCCGGACGCCCCGGTGCCGCCTCCGCCCGCGGCGGCAGGCTGAAACTTCCCGCCCACCGGATGACGACCGCGACGGCCTCGGGTGCCTACCCGTTCCTGGCCGAAGGCGGCCTCGGCGCCCAAGGCATCTACATTGGTCGCGACGTCCACGCGGAGGCGGCGTTCTGCTACGACCCGTTCTCGCTCTACGGGCGCCTCGACGGGTTCACCAACCCCAACATCCTGCTCGCCGGGGTCATCGGGATGGGCAAGTCCGCCGTGGCCAAGTCCCTCGCGGTCCGCGCCGTCGCCTTCGGCTACCGCATCTACGTCCCCTGCGATCCGAAGGGCGTGTGGACCGTCGTCGCCCGGGAACTGGGCGGCCAGACCATCGCGCTGGGCCCTGGGCTGCCTGGTCGTCTCAACCCGCTGGACGCCCCCGCGCGACCGAGCGGGGTCAGCGAGGAGGACTGGCGCGGCGAGGTCCGCAAGCGCCGCCTTCTCCTCCTCGGATCCCTCGCCAAGACGGTGCTACGGCGCGAACTGCACCCGATGGAACACACCGCGCTCGATGTCGCCCTCGACGAGGTCGTCGCGCACGCCGAGGCCGGCGGGAGCACGCCGCTGCTGGGGCAGATCGCGCACGTCCTCGGCTCGCCGGAACAGCTCGACACCGCACTGGGCGAGCCCTCCGGCCGCCTCGGGGTCGCCGCCGAGGACCTCGCCCACGCCCTGCGACGCATGGTGCACGGAGACCTGGCCGGGATGTTCGACGCCGAGTCGACCGTCGCCTTCGACCCGAGCGCCCCGATGCTGTCCATCGACCTCTCCCGTCTGGGCGGCGCGGGCGACGACACCGCACTCGTGTTGGCGATGACCTGCGCGTCCGCGTGGATGGAATCCGCACTCGCCGATCCCGATGCCGGGCGGCGGTGGGTGATCTATGACGAAGCCTGGCGCGTCATGCGGCACGTCGCCCTCCTGGAGCGCATGCAGTCCCAGTGGAAGCTCTCCCGGGGGCTCGGCATCGCGAACTTGATGGTTATCCACCGGTTGAGCGACCTGCTCACCGCAGGCGACGCCGGCTCCCGGGGCCGCGCTCTGGCCGAGGGCCTGCTCACCGACTGCTCCACCCGCATCATCTACCGCCAGGAAGCCGACCAGCTGGCCGCCGCCTCATCGCTTCTCGGCCTGACCGGGGTCGAGGCCCAGGCGGTAGCCGCGCTCACCAAGGGACGCGGTCTGTGGAAGGTCGCTGGCCGTTCCTTCATCACCCAACACCTTCTCCATCCACGAGAGCGCGAACTGTTCGATACGGACGCCCGAATGCACGGCTGA
- a CDS encoding DUF6238 family protein, whose product MPTAPLPDLASDFVPFATAALDFHRAINLPDAPIAASRAELDSLHAHLVALYGLLDAHTSSTSPVAGAEGDHLRACRIRLWQAADHLHAAFHAAPHADTGRLPAREACRARLPEGAPALTVCQRHLAASARVRRDHTPADLRDPFTGLTRH is encoded by the coding sequence ATGCCGACTGCACCTCTGCCCGACCTGGCCTCGGACTTCGTGCCTTTCGCCACCGCCGCGCTCGACTTCCACCGGGCGATCAACCTCCCCGATGCCCCCATCGCCGCCTCCCGTGCGGAACTGGACTCGCTGCACGCGCACCTGGTCGCTCTCTACGGGCTTCTCGATGCGCACACCAGCAGTACCTCCCCCGTGGCCGGCGCCGAAGGCGACCACCTGCGCGCGTGCCGCATCCGGCTGTGGCAGGCCGCCGACCACCTCCACGCCGCCTTCCACGCGGCACCCCATGCGGACACCGGGCGCCTGCCTGCCCGGGAGGCGTGCCGGGCCCGGCTTCCCGAGGGCGCTCCCGCACTCACCGTGTGCCAACGCCATCTGGCCGCCTCAGCGCGGGTGCGGCGGGATCACACACCGGCCGATCTGCGCGATCCCTTCACCGGCCTCACCCGCCACTGA
- a CDS encoding SCO6880 family protein: MFSETSSSDGPATVKFPHRTRRGVLMGLSIPQLLGVATTGLLLLAVLLTSGVLGALKLIPLWALLLAGVFVRHRGRPLADWAPIAARYTLRRAKGQLVWLARPATRPHREGLLHLPGTAASLRVATAPNGHFGAVHDPHAGTLTAVVRVSARAFALLDPAAQSANVTGWGRTLAALARTGHVARVQVLERTVPDSGDALNRYWTEHGDADTPLAGAVYRDLLEAAGPAAAPHEAYVALALDMKAARRLINQGGGGLTGAFSVLAQLTSTFDQAARNAGLAPGGWLSAHEVAAVIRTAYDPTSSAALDQSSQTGRPQADPAAAGPVVLVEKGDRVQTDTAHHATFWIENWPRTETSPGFLHQLLFTSGARRTLSITYTPKGLDSALKDVQRKKASVIADAAERQRKGQVDSEEDAVEYADVKERERQLIAGHADVAVTGLLTVSAESEDALNSASAAIETAAVSAMTDLRRLTWQQAEAFTRSALPLALAA, encoded by the coding sequence ATGTTCTCCGAGACCTCTTCTTCCGACGGCCCGGCCACCGTGAAGTTCCCCCACCGCACCCGCCGGGGCGTGCTGATGGGCCTGTCCATCCCGCAGTTGCTGGGTGTCGCGACCACCGGTCTGCTGCTGCTCGCGGTCCTGCTCACCTCCGGAGTCCTCGGCGCGCTGAAGCTCATCCCGCTGTGGGCCCTGCTGCTGGCGGGCGTCTTCGTCCGGCACCGGGGCCGGCCGCTGGCCGACTGGGCACCCATCGCCGCCCGCTACACGCTGCGCCGTGCGAAGGGCCAGTTGGTGTGGCTGGCCCGGCCCGCCACCCGGCCCCACCGGGAGGGACTCCTGCACTTGCCCGGTACGGCCGCCTCGCTCCGCGTCGCCACGGCGCCGAACGGGCACTTCGGTGCAGTCCACGACCCGCACGCGGGCACCCTGACCGCCGTGGTCCGCGTCTCAGCCCGCGCCTTCGCGCTGCTCGACCCGGCCGCCCAGTCCGCCAACGTGACCGGCTGGGGCCGCACGCTGGCCGCGCTCGCCCGCACCGGCCACGTCGCCCGCGTCCAGGTCCTGGAGCGCACCGTCCCCGACAGCGGGGACGCGCTCAACCGGTACTGGACCGAGCACGGCGACGCGGACACCCCGCTGGCCGGGGCCGTCTACCGCGACCTGCTGGAGGCCGCCGGACCGGCAGCCGCGCCGCACGAGGCGTACGTCGCACTCGCCCTCGACATGAAGGCCGCCCGACGGTTGATCAACCAGGGCGGGGGCGGGCTCACCGGGGCCTTCTCCGTGCTGGCCCAGCTCACCTCCACCTTCGACCAAGCCGCCCGCAACGCGGGGCTCGCCCCGGGCGGCTGGCTGTCCGCCCACGAGGTCGCAGCGGTGATCCGGACCGCCTACGACCCGACCTCCTCCGCCGCCCTCGACCAGTCGTCCCAGACCGGACGCCCGCAGGCCGACCCCGCCGCCGCCGGACCCGTCGTCCTGGTGGAGAAGGGCGACCGCGTCCAGACCGACACCGCCCACCACGCCACCTTCTGGATCGAGAACTGGCCCCGGACCGAAACCAGTCCCGGCTTCCTGCACCAGCTCCTGTTCACCTCCGGGGCCCGCCGCACCCTCTCGATCACCTACACCCCCAAGGGGCTGGACTCCGCCCTTAAGGACGTGCAGCGCAAGAAGGCCAGCGTGATAGCGGACGCCGCCGAACGCCAGCGCAAGGGCCAGGTCGACTCGGAGGAGGACGCGGTGGAGTACGCCGACGTCAAGGAGCGTGAACGCCAGCTCATCGCCGGGCACGCCGATGTCGCTGTCACCGGGCTGCTCACCGTCAGCGCCGAGAGCGAGGACGCGCTCAACTCCGCGAGCGCGGCGATCGAGACCGCCGCCGTGTCGGCCATGACCGACCTGCGGCGGCTGACCTGGCAGCAGGCCGAAGCCTTCACCCGTTCGGCCCTCCCTCTTGCCCTCGCGGCATAA
- a CDS encoding SCO6881 family protein, whose amino-acid sequence MKACDLPLMNSVCGAVGGVAGKTGEAITDGIGAWIAKSMGEVAQSAADLATRAVDKTTAVDLNAEWFRHNYELILPIGLVLTVGTFCLQLTRAAWRRDERALAQAAFGTMIGVFFAFAAIACTTVALTVVDALSAGLFKAANSSVDDAIRRVIKVNELGAMYGLGWGVPAIIALGCAIGAFLYWAVMVARKVGILVLVTLAVFAGAGGGWEIAKRWRRGWIEATSTLIVSKLLMTIVFLLGVSAMGKSDSDGGMAALSDAMSGMVVMVLVLLCPYATYKFVHWAADGGGHDDLHRSGVAGVGTAAGAAKTAGQLAMQAKTGGMAPQGPSKIPGQGAGGVASGIDPSGGSGSGGQGRPKQTHFRFGEDPDAGGDKGRALIRRPPTDGDQGQPLVRRPGQESGARSSSGGQGSSDRSAGAMRQPSSAGGPPPSSGPPPQGGATPQRWVYPGPPGDSGS is encoded by the coding sequence GTGAAGGCGTGTGATCTGCCGCTGATGAACTCGGTGTGCGGCGCCGTGGGCGGTGTGGCCGGGAAGACCGGCGAGGCGATCACGGACGGCATCGGGGCCTGGATCGCCAAGTCCATGGGCGAGGTCGCCCAGTCCGCCGCCGACCTGGCCACCCGCGCGGTGGACAAGACCACCGCGGTCGACCTGAACGCCGAGTGGTTCCGGCACAACTACGAGCTGATCCTCCCCATCGGGCTCGTGCTCACCGTGGGGACGTTCTGTCTCCAGCTGACCCGCGCCGCCTGGCGCCGCGACGAGCGCGCCCTGGCCCAGGCCGCGTTCGGGACGATGATCGGCGTCTTCTTCGCCTTCGCCGCCATCGCCTGCACCACCGTCGCTCTCACCGTGGTCGACGCGCTGTCCGCCGGGCTGTTCAAGGCGGCGAACTCCTCGGTCGACGATGCGATCCGCCGCGTGATCAAGGTGAACGAGCTGGGGGCGATGTACGGCCTGGGCTGGGGCGTGCCCGCGATCATCGCGCTGGGCTGCGCGATCGGGGCGTTCTTGTACTGGGCCGTGATGGTCGCCCGCAAGGTCGGCATCCTGGTGCTCGTCACGCTCGCGGTCTTCGCGGGCGCGGGCGGGGGCTGGGAGATCGCCAAGCGCTGGCGGCGGGGGTGGATCGAGGCCACCTCCACGCTCATCGTCTCCAAGCTGCTGATGACGATCGTCTTCCTCCTCGGCGTCTCCGCGATGGGCAAGTCCGATTCCGACGGCGGCATGGCGGCGCTCTCGGACGCCATGTCGGGCATGGTCGTGATGGTCCTCGTCCTGCTCTGCCCGTACGCGACCTACAAGTTCGTGCACTGGGCCGCCGACGGCGGCGGGCACGACGACCTGCACCGCTCTGGCGTCGCCGGGGTCGGTACGGCGGCCGGGGCGGCGAAGACCGCGGGCCAGTTGGCGATGCAGGCCAAGACCGGGGGCATGGCTCCGCAAGGGCCCTCGAAGATCCCGGGCCAGGGCGCCGGCGGTGTCGCCTCGGGCATCGACCCGAGCGGCGGCTCCGGGAGCGGGGGCCAGGGCAGGCCGAAGCAGACCCACTTCCGCTTCGGCGAGGACCCGGACGCTGGAGGCGACAAGGGCCGCGCGCTCATCCGCCGCCCTCCGACCGACGGCGATCAGGGCCAGCCTCTCGTCCGCCGCCCCGGTCAGGAATCCGGTGCACGCTCCAGCAGTGGTGGCCAGGGCTCCTCGGACCGGTCGGCGGGGGCGATGCGCCAGCCGTCTTCGGCCGGCGGACCGCCGCCATCGAGCGGTCCGCCTCCGCAGGGCGGTGCCACACCGCAGCGGTGGGTCTACCCCGGCCCACCCGGTGATTCCGGCTCCTAG
- a CDS encoding DUF6112 family protein, whose amino-acid sequence MKLAQHLQYLAYDPGVSPKGGGLPGLDVLKKVIGSINLFGIIATVGALALSAVIWAWGHHSGGHQAEQNGKKGTTIAAGVALLLGAANGIVAFFSAMGTQVH is encoded by the coding sequence TTGAAGCTCGCGCAGCATCTCCAGTACCTGGCCTACGACCCAGGCGTCTCGCCCAAGGGTGGCGGCCTGCCCGGTCTCGACGTGCTGAAGAAGGTGATCGGGTCGATCAACCTCTTCGGGATCATTGCCACGGTCGGGGCCTTGGCCCTCTCGGCGGTGATCTGGGCCTGGGGCCACCACAGCGGCGGTCACCAGGCCGAGCAGAACGGCAAGAAGGGCACCACGATCGCCGCGGGCGTCGCCCTGCTCCTTGGGGCGGCGAACGGGATCGTCGCGTTCTTCTCCGCGATGGGGACGCAGGTCCACTGA
- a CDS encoding DNA-methyltransferase: MPHTLHRGDALSVLSELPDASVDALITDPPYNSGGRTSSERTGRTAKSKYTAVDAEHQLANFPGENRDQRSYGYWLSLLLTEAYRATVESGTALVFTDWRQLPTTTDALQAAGWTWRGIASWHKPVSRPQKGRLKQSCEYIVWGTKGPVDPARNPVYLPGLYQASQPRKGRVHITQKPVEVMQELVKICPEAGTVLDPFTGSGSTGVAALREGRQFVGVELSDHYADIAEQRMAAELTQDDFGLAGPEE, translated from the coding sequence ATGCCCCACACCCTGCACCGAGGCGATGCGCTGAGCGTGCTGTCCGAACTCCCGGACGCCAGCGTGGACGCCCTGATCACCGACCCGCCCTACAACTCCGGCGGACGCACCAGCTCCGAGCGCACAGGGCGGACCGCGAAGTCGAAGTACACCGCCGTGGACGCCGAGCACCAGCTCGCCAACTTCCCCGGCGAGAACCGCGACCAGCGCTCCTACGGGTACTGGCTCTCACTGCTGCTGACCGAGGCATACCGGGCCACCGTCGAATCCGGCACCGCGCTGGTCTTCACCGACTGGCGCCAACTGCCCACCACTACCGACGCGTTGCAGGCCGCGGGGTGGACGTGGCGGGGGATCGCCTCCTGGCACAAGCCGGTCTCCCGCCCGCAGAAGGGACGGCTCAAGCAGTCCTGTGAGTACATCGTCTGGGGCACCAAGGGCCCCGTTGACCCGGCCCGCAACCCCGTCTACCTCCCCGGCCTCTATCAGGCCAGCCAGCCCCGCAAGGGCCGGGTCCACATCACGCAGAAGCCGGTCGAGGTGATGCAGGAACTGGTGAAGATCTGCCCCGAAGCCGGCACCGTCCTTGATCCCTTCACCGGCTCCGGCTCCACCGGCGTCGCCGCCCTGCGCGAAGGGCGGCAGTTCGTCGGTGTAGAGCTGTCCGACCACTACGCCGACATCGCCGAACAGCGCATGGCGGCCGAGCTGACCCAGGACGACTTCGGCCTCGCCGGACCCGAAGAGTGA
- a CDS encoding DUF5655 domain-containing protein, whose protein sequence is MWLRDHHHEFERLVADRLGAEAAGAVDWSNPRVVCVAGEFTYHDTVAVEEIDRRIDLVSYRVFDDVLTLRLVASVAGAGWPSSRAKAPTASIATEQVPAVSVQQHRLEGAPAKVKELFGAVDERLLLPEGAWMEPQQHYLTYRRLKKFASLRVLPRKEVVAVNLKLDPATVELEEGFTRDVTEIGCLGISGVEVSLRSQADLERAEDLILRSIAAS, encoded by the coding sequence GTGTGGCTGCGGGATCACCACCATGAGTTCGAGCGGCTGGTGGCCGACCGGCTCGGTGCGGAGGCGGCCGGGGCGGTGGACTGGAGCAACCCGCGGGTGGTGTGCGTGGCGGGGGAGTTCACGTACCACGACACGGTGGCGGTCGAGGAGATCGACCGTCGGATCGACCTGGTCTCTTACCGGGTCTTCGACGACGTGCTCACGCTGCGGCTGGTCGCCTCGGTCGCCGGAGCCGGATGGCCTTCCTCTCGCGCCAAGGCACCGACCGCTTCGATCGCGACGGAGCAGGTGCCGGCGGTGAGCGTGCAGCAGCATCGGCTGGAGGGGGCTCCGGCGAAGGTGAAGGAGTTGTTCGGCGCGGTCGATGAGCGGCTGCTGCTGCCGGAGGGGGCGTGGATGGAGCCGCAGCAGCACTACCTGACCTATCGGCGGTTGAAGAAGTTCGCCTCTCTGCGGGTGCTGCCGCGCAAGGAGGTCGTCGCGGTGAACTTGAAGCTCGATCCCGCGACGGTGGAGCTGGAGGAGGGCTTCACCCGGGACGTGACCGAGATCGGCTGCCTCGGGATCTCGGGCGTCGAGGTGAGCCTGCGTTCCCAGGCCGATCTGGAGCGCGCCGAGGACTTGATCCTGCGGAGCATCGCGGCCTCCTGA
- a CDS encoding tyrosine-type recombinase/integrase has translation MEASRDLAALSVPLVGELVAMDDPWDPYRLIDPTGESVEGAGAFLRDLQGAGRSAATARSYGMDLLRWFRFLWAVEVSWDRASRIEARDFSRWLQIAGQPRRPHWRCPNEAGRWAAGGKPYAASVRAHSETVLRSFYDFHRDIGTGPLLNPFPLDRSRHGRRAHAHRNPMDPPRNERSGLYRPRVPKRVPRSVPDEEFNEIFARLPSHRDRALVAFYISTGARASELLSTWQAGVDPGRQLISVVRKGTREVQELPASTDAFVWLRLYQVEMDDAVPRGRHLPLWWTLRSPSRPLTYHAVHRMFERANTKAGTSATLHALRHTAAYRMAEDPSLPLTDVQFVLGHAQLTTTQLYLTPRKEVVIRRLLAHHAEQTRQAAARIAPPPAADYRPESLDVLFGTGTR, from the coding sequence GTGGAGGCATCGAGAGATCTGGCAGCCCTGTCCGTACCGCTGGTCGGGGAGCTGGTGGCCATGGATGATCCGTGGGATCCGTACCGGCTCATCGACCCGACCGGGGAATCGGTCGAGGGGGCTGGCGCCTTCCTGCGGGATCTGCAGGGAGCCGGTCGTTCGGCGGCGACGGCCCGTTCCTACGGGATGGATCTGCTGCGCTGGTTCCGCTTCTTGTGGGCTGTCGAGGTGTCGTGGGACCGGGCAAGTCGGATCGAGGCGAGGGACTTCTCCCGCTGGCTTCAGATCGCCGGCCAGCCGAGGCGTCCGCACTGGCGGTGCCCGAATGAGGCGGGCCGGTGGGCCGCGGGCGGGAAGCCGTACGCAGCGTCTGTGCGAGCGCACAGCGAGACGGTGCTGCGGAGCTTCTACGACTTCCACCGCGATATCGGCACCGGGCCGCTCCTCAACCCGTTCCCACTGGACCGATCACGTCATGGCAGACGAGCGCATGCCCATCGCAACCCGATGGACCCGCCGCGCAACGAACGCAGTGGGCTCTACCGGCCAAGAGTGCCCAAGCGGGTGCCCCGCAGTGTCCCTGATGAGGAGTTCAACGAGATCTTCGCCCGGCTCCCGTCGCACCGAGACCGGGCCCTCGTCGCCTTCTACATCTCCACCGGTGCCCGGGCCAGCGAGCTGCTCAGTACATGGCAGGCTGGCGTGGATCCGGGGCGCCAGCTGATCTCGGTGGTCCGCAAGGGCACCCGGGAAGTCCAGGAACTCCCGGCCTCGACCGACGCGTTCGTCTGGCTGCGGCTCTACCAGGTGGAGATGGACGATGCGGTCCCGCGCGGGCGGCACCTTCCGCTGTGGTGGACCCTGCGCTCGCCGTCGAGACCGCTGACCTATCACGCGGTTCACCGCATGTTCGAGCGGGCGAACACCAAGGCGGGGACCTCTGCGACGCTGCATGCGCTGCGGCACACCGCCGCCTACCGCATGGCCGAGGATCCCAGCCTGCCCCTCACCGATGTCCAATTCGTCCTCGGTCACGCCCAGTTGACCACGACACAGCTTTACCTCACGCCCCGCAAGGAGGTGGTGATCCGGCGGCTGCTGGCCCACCATGCCGAACAGACACGGCAGGCAGCAGCCCGCATCGCGCCCCCTCCCGCAGCCGACTACCGGCCGGAGAGTCTCGATGTGCTGTTCGGGACCGGTACCCGGTGA
- a CDS encoding site-specific integrase — protein sequence MLSRPPYTLENAGSELHHKHGIVMVLDWLEDQPGQTWQERWQASGIEQAGAAWRPVIKQWLHERGLKAAWRMPVVGRALTTVISAELLRPSVDWLAAGASRQGVLVRSMAHSRDPRGFERLRELGSQAQGVRPGAVSTTLCRSALILAAKGGTLADITIGDVLELLDIQAVVLKRAMAGTEVFYRLLHQFGAFGEGAPPNLRAVRNLGQRTPEELIDRYGLICRPVRDLLVDYLRERQPALDHNSLKSLSYHLGKCFWQDIEHHHPGADSLRLAPDVIGQWKQRIRTKDKTVTDPDGRRTSTKVERLNHRDTLTQVRAFYLDIAQWALEDPGRWGPWVAPSPVRADELENRKHQRRRKARMDARTRERLPVLPVLVRSVDQRRRDAAAVLEAARHTRPGEVFTAAGQQLVRAVVPHGTAGRIWAEDPDTGKRRDLGLEDERAFWTWAAVEVLRSTGIRIEELLELSHHSLIQYRLPTTGELVPLLQIVPSKTDTERLLLVSPELADVLSAIICRARDSTGAVPLVRSWDRRECEWQAPAPLLFQRRISGEARAFTDETVRTMLDQALIATGLTDATGGPLRYTPHDFRRLFITDAILNGLPPHIAQVVAGHQDINATLGYKAVYPEEAIQAHVAFLARRRSLRPSEEYRVPTDEEWQEFLGHFERRKVSIGACGRAFGAPCIHEHACVRCPMLWPDPAQRDRLVEIRDNLLARIAEAEREGWLGEVEGLQVSLAGAEEKLAQLDARQRRQRSTVFLGIPTLDQIVARTSDVSEP from the coding sequence TTGCTGTCCCGTCCGCCCTACACGCTGGAGAACGCTGGTAGCGAACTGCACCACAAGCACGGCATCGTCATGGTGCTGGACTGGCTGGAAGACCAGCCCGGACAGACCTGGCAGGAACGGTGGCAGGCCAGCGGCATCGAGCAGGCCGGCGCCGCCTGGCGGCCGGTGATCAAGCAGTGGCTGCACGAGCGCGGCCTGAAGGCAGCCTGGCGCATGCCGGTGGTGGGCAGGGCCCTGACCACGGTGATCAGCGCTGAGCTGCTGCGGCCGTCGGTGGATTGGCTGGCCGCCGGAGCCAGCCGCCAAGGTGTGCTGGTCCGCTCCATGGCGCACAGCCGTGATCCGCGCGGATTTGAGCGCCTTCGTGAGCTGGGCTCTCAAGCCCAGGGCGTGCGGCCGGGCGCTGTCAGCACGACGCTCTGCCGCAGCGCCCTCATCCTCGCGGCGAAGGGCGGCACGTTGGCCGACATCACCATCGGGGACGTCCTGGAGCTCCTCGATATCCAAGCCGTGGTGCTCAAGCGGGCGATGGCGGGGACCGAGGTGTTCTACCGTCTGCTGCACCAGTTCGGAGCCTTCGGAGAGGGCGCCCCGCCGAATCTGCGCGCGGTCCGCAACCTGGGACAGCGCACCCCGGAGGAGCTGATCGACCGCTACGGACTGATCTGTCGTCCCGTCCGGGATCTGCTGGTGGACTATTTGCGGGAACGCCAGCCCGCGCTGGACCACAACAGCCTGAAGTCCCTCTCCTACCACCTCGGCAAATGCTTCTGGCAGGACATCGAGCACCATCATCCCGGCGCCGACAGCCTCCGTCTCGCCCCGGACGTCATCGGGCAGTGGAAGCAGAGGATTCGCACCAAGGACAAGACCGTCACCGACCCGGACGGCCGGCGCACGAGCACCAAGGTCGAGAGGCTCAATCACCGTGACACGCTCACCCAGGTGCGGGCCTTCTACCTCGATATCGCCCAGTGGGCACTGGAAGACCCCGGTCGTTGGGGCCCGTGGGTGGCACCGAGCCCCGTGAGGGCTGACGAGTTGGAGAACCGCAAACACCAACGACGACGCAAGGCGCGGATGGACGCCCGCACTCGCGAGCGCCTCCCGGTCCTGCCAGTCCTCGTCCGCTCGGTCGACCAGCGTCGCAGGGACGCGGCCGCGGTACTGGAAGCCGCCCGACACACCCGCCCTGGCGAGGTGTTCACCGCAGCCGGTCAGCAACTCGTACGCGCGGTGGTTCCGCACGGAACGGCCGGCCGGATCTGGGCCGAGGACCCGGACACCGGCAAACGCCGCGATCTGGGGCTTGAGGACGAGCGGGCCTTCTGGACCTGGGCCGCGGTCGAGGTCCTGCGGAGCACCGGCATCCGCATCGAAGAACTACTCGAACTCAGCCACCACAGCCTGATCCAATACCGGCTGCCCACCACCGGTGAGCTCGTCCCCCTCCTGCAGATCGTGCCGTCCAAGACCGATACCGAGCGGCTGCTGCTGGTCAGCCCCGAGCTCGCCGACGTCCTGAGCGCGATCATCTGCCGAGCCCGGGACAGCACCGGCGCGGTTCCCCTGGTCCGTTCCTGGGACCGGCGCGAATGCGAGTGGCAGGCACCAGCCCCGTTGCTGTTCCAACGACGCATCTCCGGCGAGGCCCGCGCGTTCACCGACGAAACCGTCCGCACGATGCTGGACCAGGCCCTCATCGCCACGGGCCTAACCGACGCTACTGGCGGCCCGCTGCGCTACACACCGCACGACTTCCGCCGCCTGTTCATTACCGATGCCATCCTGAACGGACTGCCGCCGCACATCGCCCAGGTGGTCGCTGGCCATCAGGACATCAACGCGACTCTCGGTTACAAGGCTGTCTATCCCGAAGAGGCAATCCAGGCACACGTGGCTTTCCTCGCCCGCCGCAGGTCCCTCCGCCCGAGCGAGGAATACCGCGTCCCCACCGACGAGGAATGGCAGGAGTTCCTCGGCCACTTCGAACGACGCAAAGTCTCCATCGGCGCATGCGGCCGCGCGTTCGGTGCTCCGTGCATCCACGAACACGCCTGCGTCCGCTGCCCGATGCTCTGGCCCGACCCCGCCCAGCGCGACCGGCTTGTCGAGATCCGGGACAACCTCCTTGCCCGCATTGCCGAGGCCGAACGCGAAGGATGGCTCGGCGAGGTGGAAGGGCTTCAGGTGAGCCTTGCCGGAGCGGAGGAGAAGCTCGCCCAACTTGACGCACGACAAAGGCGCCAAAGGTCCACGGTCTTCCTGGGCATCCCCACACTGGATCAGATCGTCGCCCGCACCAGCGATGTGAGCGAGCCTTGA
- a CDS encoding class I SAM-dependent DNA methyltransferase, translated as MTTDDWLADTRTSYDTVAVSYAVQVRDAIAGHQYLRAALALFADNVRAASGGPVADVGCGPGHVTAHLHELGVDAFGIDLSPGMIDAARRDHPGLRFEVDSMTDLHLPTAAVAGLIAWQSLIHIPDHEVPTVFRHFHRALRPGGPLQLLFHVGDESQLKTQGYGGHPMKVHVHRRQPDQVATWLRDAGFAVEAQMLLNRDEKVSHAFLFARR; from the coding sequence ATGACCACGGACGACTGGCTGGCCGACACCCGAACCTCTTACGACACGGTCGCGGTCAGCTATGCCGTCCAAGTGCGCGATGCCATCGCCGGACACCAGTACCTTCGCGCGGCTCTGGCGTTGTTCGCCGACAACGTGCGGGCCGCGAGCGGTGGGCCGGTAGCCGATGTCGGCTGCGGGCCCGGACACGTCACCGCCCACCTGCACGAGCTCGGTGTTGACGCCTTCGGGATCGATCTCTCCCCAGGGATGATCGACGCGGCCCGGCGTGACCACCCCGGCCTGCGGTTCGAGGTGGACTCAATGACGGACCTGCACCTCCCGACCGCCGCAGTGGCTGGCCTGATCGCCTGGCAGTCATTGATCCACATACCTGACCACGAGGTGCCGACCGTGTTCAGGCACTTCCACCGAGCATTGCGCCCAGGCGGACCACTGCAGCTCCTGTTTCACGTCGGCGACGAGTCCCAGTTGAAGACTCAGGGCTACGGCGGTCACCCGATGAAGGTCCATGTCCACCGCCGTCAACCGGACCAAGTGGCAACCTGGCTGCGTGACGCCGGATTCGCGGTCGAGGCGCAGATGCTGCTCAACCGGGACGAGAAAGTTTCACACGCGTTTCTCTTCGCACGCCGATAG